In Helianthus annuus cultivar XRQ/B chromosome 8, HanXRQr2.0-SUNRISE, whole genome shotgun sequence, a single genomic region encodes these proteins:
- the LOC110872000 gene encoding uncharacterized protein LOC110872000 isoform X1 — protein MDNQIREAAELVRARQLQAANLICFLVAFVALRRLSTRSRANLPTNDEILQRRYVREEMLHDLSNGGKCRELIRMSEKAFMTLCSILKRDGGLRATQRMSVEEHVAAFLHIVGNDLRNRFTSWLYRRSGSTTSRCFHRVLRAIISLEGRYIQQPKGDIVPKEIQEKKRFYPFFKDCIGAIDGTHVRVKVPNKDAPRYRGRKGYPTTNVLAACTFDLKFTYVLTGWEGTASDSRIIKNALTRDDKLVIPTGRYCLVDAGLPHTSTLMAPYRGVRYHLKEYSTRAPENAKELFNLRHASLRNAIERAFGVLKKRFPIIRSTAEPFYSCDTQSGIFLACCILHNFLLEEDRDKDLEDEVIQEVLDGPQEEESQITRDIREGSTRSEQLRNSIANEMWTNYLNYPNNEIDMSK, from the exons ATGGATAATCAGATACGCGAGGCAGCTGAACTTGTGCGAGCTAGACAATTGCAAGCAGCTAACCTGATTTGCTTTCTGGTGGCTTTCGTTGCACTACGTAGATTGTCAACCAGAAGTCGTGCTAATTTACCTACTAATGATGAAATTTTACAACGACGATATGTGCGAGAAGAGATGTTACACGACCTTTCAAACGGCGGTAAATGTCGTGAGCTTATCCGCATGAGTGAGAAAGCTTTTATGACATTGTGCAGTATCTTAAAGCGTGATGGTGGACTTCGAGCTACTCAACGCATGTCTGTTGAAGAGCATGTTGCAGCATTTTTGCATATTGTAGGCAATGATCTGAGAAATCGGTTTACCTCATGGCTATACCGTCGTTCTGGGTCAACAACTAGTCGGTGCTTCCATAGAGTTTTGCGAGCGATTATATCATTAGAAGGTCGTTATATTCAACAACCTAAAGGTGATATTGTCCCAAAAGAAATTCAggaaaaaaaaagattttatcCTTTTTTTAAGGATTGTATCGGTGCAATTGATGGAACACATGTTCGCGTCAAAGTACCTAATAAGGATGCCCCTAGATATCGTGGTCGTAAGGGATACCCGACAACAAATGTATTGGCTGCTTGTACATTTGATTTAAAGTTTACGTATGTGCTAACTGGATGGGAGGGTACAGCATCAGACTCAAGAATTATAAAGAATGCGCTTACTAGAGATGATAAACTAGTCATTCCGACTG GTAGATATTGTTTAGTAGATGCGGGTTTACCTCACACGAGTACCCTAATGGCACCATATAGAGGTGTTAGGTATCATTTGAAAGAGTACTCCACGCGCGCCCCTGAGAATGCAAAGGAGTTGTTTAACCTTCGTCATGCATCATTACGCAACGCAATTGAACGAGCATTTGGTGTCCTAAAAAAGAGGTTTCCTATTATTAGAAGTACAGCGGAACCATTTTACTCGTGCGACACACAGTCTGGCATCTTTTTAgcatgttgtattttacacaacTTTTTACTAGAGGAAGATCGTGACAAAGATCTTGAAGATGAGGTTATACAAGAGGTGTTAGATGGACCACAAGAGGAAGAAAGTCAAATTACAAGAGACATACGTGAGGGTAGTACAAGATCCGAACAACTAAGGAACTCAATTGCAAATGAAATGTGGACTAACTATTTGAATTATCCAAACAATGAAATAGATATGTCAAAGTAG
- the LOC110872000 gene encoding uncharacterized protein At2g29880 isoform X3: MSKHEATGKKEQIKWTESMDNIFIQSMIAQQDNGNRINGSFTSQAYNNMIEELNTKLQIELTKKHLKNRLKTLKEHFSQWYDMFRGTSLSGFSWNSETQLIEAEDEVWDKLIDAKPDAAALKTKKVSNFNEMLQLFAKDRASGAHAETAKERNARLKENDSINIETVPDVDDFCAANDVVLESQCNTDDDIQVLPPTSSRAKKCWIQIRNNGLHVHYVFCHDTDGNRVVR, encoded by the exons ATGAGCAAACACGAAGCCACCGGAAAGAAGGAACAAATAAAGTGGACAGAAAGTATGGATAATATATTCATACAATCCATGATAGCACAACAAGATAATGGCAACAGGATTAATGGCAGTTTTACTTCACAAGCATACAACAATATGATTGAGGAGCTGAACACAAAGCTTCAAATTGAATTGACCAAAAAACATTTGAAGAACCGTTTAAAAACGTTGAAAGAGCATTTTTCCCAATGGTACGACATGTTTCGTGGAACGTCATTGAGTGGATTCTCATGGAATTCAGAAACTCAATTAATTGAAGCGGAGGATGAAGTCTGGGATAAATTAATAGAT GCAAAGCCTGATGCTGCGGCATTGAAGACGAAGAAAGTCTCAAACTTCAATGAAATGCTACAACTATTTGCAAAAGATAGGGCATCCGGTGCACACGCTGAAACAGCTAAAGAAAGAAATGCCCGACTGAAAGAAAATGACAGCATTAACATAGAAACAGTTCCAGACGTTGATGACTTCTGCGCTGCCAATGATGTAGTTCTGGAGAGCCAATGCAATACTGATGATGATATTCAAGTGCTACCTCCTACGTCTTCTCGTGCAAAGAAAT GCTGGATTCAGATTCGGAACAACGGCTTACATGTGCATTATGTTTTCTGTCACGACACCGATGGGAATCGCGTTGTACGGTGA
- the LOC110872000 gene encoding uncharacterized protein At2g29880 isoform X2, whose protein sequence is MSKHEATGKKEQIKWTESMDNIFIQSMIAQQDNGNRINGSFTSQAYNNMIEELNTKLQIELTKKHLKNRLKTLKEHFSQWYDMFRGTSLSGFSWNSETQLIEAEDEVWDKLIDAKPDAAALKTKKVSNFNEMLQLFAKDRASGAHAETAKERNARLKENDSINIETVPDVDDFCAANDVVLESQCNTDDDIQVLPPTSSRAKKCKSRKRKVEQDEDLTSMIMNGVSSVANAIYEGNKILERAYHREYTGEEICNALEPLGLDSHEIREQLKKQCSNKPIIIPNRHNNIPKYPRLQEAHLMTEPRFVFTSTSNEQLNLV, encoded by the exons ATGAGCAAACACGAAGCCACCGGAAAGAAGGAACAAATAAAGTGGACAGAAAGTATGGATAATATATTCATACAATCCATGATAGCACAACAAGATAATGGCAACAGGATTAATGGCAGTTTTACTTCACAAGCATACAACAATATGATTGAGGAGCTGAACACAAAGCTTCAAATTGAATTGACCAAAAAACATTTGAAGAACCGTTTAAAAACGTTGAAAGAGCATTTTTCCCAATGGTACGACATGTTTCGTGGAACGTCATTGAGTGGATTCTCATGGAATTCAGAAACTCAATTAATTGAAGCGGAGGATGAAGTCTGGGATAAATTAATAGAT GCAAAGCCTGATGCTGCGGCATTGAAGACGAAGAAAGTCTCAAACTTCAATGAAATGCTACAACTATTTGCAAAAGATAGGGCATCCGGTGCACACGCTGAAACAGCTAAAGAAAGAAATGCCCGACTGAAAGAAAATGACAGCATTAACATAGAAACAGTTCCAGACGTTGATGACTTCTGCGCTGCCAATGATGTAGTTCTGGAGAGCCAATGCAATACTGATGATGATATTCAAGTGCTACCTCCTACGTCTTCTCGTGCAAAGAAATGTAAGAGTAGAAAAAGAAAAGttgaacaagatgaagatttaaCCTCTATGATTATGAATGGCGTTAGCAGTGTGGCTAATGCTATTTATGAAGGCAATAAAATACTTGAAAGAGCTTATCATCGCGAATACACAGGTGAAGAAATTTGTAATGCACTGGAGCCATTGGGTTTGGATTCCCATGAAATACGTGAACAGCTAAAGAAACAATGCAGTAATAAACCAATAATAATTCCAAACAGGCATAACAATATCCCAAAATATCCCCGTTTACAAGAGGCGCACCTCATGACTGAACCTCGATTCGTTTTTACCAGTACCTCAAATGAACAGCTAAATCTGGTCTGA